In Amycolatopsis sp. EV170708-02-1, the following are encoded in one genomic region:
- the drmA gene encoding DISARM system helicase DrmA: MRATKISTSTAPEYEVPHTGVPTVEADPDLPELGDVELGMKRLSELAGQSAESLGAVLRPLVVGYRAWIDRKATAIGDSDQYLGDYLEEARESLVAAGRAADRIEAGIDVLASDDRARRAFGFANRAMYLQRLHTQVAARRRKDQAADFDRTVSLVDQNTTQEWRPFQLAFILLNLASLADPAHPERSTEDTAVADLLWFPTGGGKTEAYLGLTAFTIAVRRLQPQYGTLNAMAGVAVLMRYTLRLLTIQQFERATTLICAAEILRREDEQTWGHTPFRIGMWVGARVTPNSTKKAEDWLKQRRNIRGSVTRAQGSPHQLSSCPWCGSRIEPGRDIEVNNVYRRTLVTCPGLSCPFGTLAAADDGPGREERRGLPVLVVDEEIYRHPPALLIGTVDKFAQLPWRGETTTLFGRVSQRCERHGLVTEDLRHNDGWEEKDRHGPLPEAPASQIVGIAALRPPDLIIQDELHLISGPLGSLVGLYECAVDELATWENPDTRRKVRPKVIASTATVRRADRQIGSLFDRKTEIFPPPGLTVDDNFFARQRAVSGQPGRRYIGICAQGTRIKSTLIRVYVSVLGAAQKLHERYGRNEITDPYMTLVGYFNSLRDLGGMRRIAEDDVRSRLKRAAERGLATRYVSDDGIRELTSRLSSDEIRPLLDRLEVEFPRSKDKGSPTPIDVLLATNMIAVGVDVSRLGMMVVCGQPKSAAEYIQATSRVGRSSPGLIFTVYNWARPRDLSHYESFEHFHATVYRHVEALSVTPFADRAVDRGLTGVLVSLIRESELAYNGNRRAEDFDSTSKLAAYVARYLRQRSRSTTDDDAERRVEKALDERLAYWNRERLTPGRRLAYEQPGRSDDIVGLLQPPTGGSWRLATCPRSLRDVEPGVQLLLQPPGGAGADTPPPFAARVPAAETEPEGSDS, from the coding sequence GATCTCCCTGAGCTCGGAGATGTCGAACTTGGGATGAAACGACTGAGTGAGCTCGCCGGCCAGTCAGCCGAATCACTGGGTGCCGTCTTGCGTCCGTTGGTCGTTGGCTATCGCGCCTGGATTGACCGCAAAGCGACGGCGATCGGAGACTCGGACCAGTACTTGGGCGATTACCTCGAAGAGGCTCGCGAAAGCTTGGTCGCGGCTGGCCGTGCGGCCGATCGCATCGAAGCCGGCATCGACGTCCTCGCCTCCGATGATCGCGCACGCCGCGCGTTCGGCTTCGCGAACCGTGCGATGTACCTCCAGCGGTTGCACACCCAGGTCGCTGCAAGGCGACGCAAGGACCAAGCCGCTGATTTCGACCGGACGGTGTCCCTCGTGGACCAAAATACGACGCAGGAATGGCGGCCGTTCCAGTTGGCCTTCATTCTGCTCAATCTGGCGTCGCTGGCAGATCCTGCGCATCCGGAGCGGTCGACCGAGGACACCGCGGTGGCGGATCTGCTGTGGTTCCCGACAGGTGGTGGCAAGACCGAAGCCTACCTGGGGCTGACCGCGTTCACCATTGCCGTTCGTCGGCTACAGCCGCAGTACGGCACGCTCAACGCGATGGCCGGAGTCGCCGTGCTGATGAGATACACGCTTCGGCTGCTCACCATTCAGCAGTTCGAGCGCGCGACGACGCTGATCTGCGCGGCCGAAATCCTCCGTCGGGAAGACGAACAAACGTGGGGCCATACTCCGTTCCGGATCGGCATGTGGGTCGGCGCGAGAGTCACGCCGAACAGCACGAAAAAGGCCGAGGACTGGCTGAAGCAACGTCGGAACATCCGCGGTTCGGTGACCAGGGCACAAGGCTCTCCACATCAGCTGTCCAGCTGCCCTTGGTGTGGCAGCCGGATTGAGCCTGGCCGCGACATCGAGGTCAACAACGTTTATCGACGCACCCTCGTAACCTGCCCTGGTCTCAGCTGTCCTTTCGGCACACTCGCTGCTGCTGATGACGGACCTGGCCGAGAGGAACGCAGGGGGCTGCCGGTTCTGGTGGTGGACGAGGAGATCTATCGGCACCCGCCGGCGTTGCTGATCGGAACAGTGGACAAGTTCGCCCAGCTGCCGTGGCGGGGCGAGACGACGACCCTGTTCGGGAGGGTCAGCCAAAGGTGTGAACGACATGGCCTCGTGACCGAGGACCTTCGGCACAATGACGGCTGGGAGGAAAAGGATCGGCACGGGCCGCTGCCGGAGGCGCCGGCTTCGCAGATCGTGGGTATTGCGGCGTTGCGCCCACCTGACCTGATCATCCAGGACGAGCTGCACCTGATCTCCGGGCCACTCGGCTCACTGGTCGGACTCTACGAATGTGCCGTCGACGAGCTCGCGACTTGGGAAAATCCGGACACTCGACGCAAGGTCAGGCCGAAGGTGATCGCCTCGACCGCGACTGTGCGACGTGCCGACCGGCAAATAGGTTCGCTGTTCGATCGCAAAACGGAGATCTTCCCGCCACCGGGTCTCACTGTTGATGACAACTTCTTCGCCAGGCAGCGTGCTGTGTCCGGCCAACCGGGCCGTCGCTACATCGGCATTTGCGCTCAAGGAACCCGGATCAAGTCGACTTTGATCCGGGTATATGTCTCGGTGCTCGGAGCGGCGCAGAAGCTGCATGAGCGATACGGTCGCAACGAGATCACCGACCCGTACATGACCTTGGTCGGCTACTTCAACAGCCTTCGTGACCTCGGTGGCATGCGGCGGATCGCCGAAGATGACGTGCGCAGCAGGCTGAAGCGTGCGGCTGAGCGTGGATTGGCCACCAGATACGTATCCGACGACGGGATCCGGGAGCTCACCTCCCGGCTGTCCTCGGATGAAATCCGCCCACTGCTCGACCGGCTGGAGGTCGAGTTCCCTCGAAGCAAGGACAAGGGTTCCCCCACCCCGATCGACGTCCTGCTGGCCACGAACATGATCGCGGTGGGTGTCGACGTCTCCAGGCTCGGCATGATGGTGGTCTGCGGACAACCGAAATCGGCGGCCGAATACATCCAGGCCACCAGCCGGGTCGGCCGCAGTTCACCTGGGCTCATCTTCACCGTCTACAACTGGGCCCGGCCCCGCGATCTTTCACACTACGAGAGCTTCGAGCACTTCCATGCGACGGTCTATCGTCATGTCGAAGCACTATCGGTGACGCCGTTCGCGGATCGTGCGGTGGACCGCGGCTTGACCGGTGTGCTGGTTTCGCTGATCAGGGAGTCCGAACTCGCGTACAACGGCAACCGGCGTGCGGAAGACTTCGACAGCACGTCCAAACTCGCCGCGTACGTCGCCCGATATCTCCGTCAGCGATCTCGGAGCACGACCGATGACGATGCCGAGCGCCGGGTGGAAAAGGCGTTGGACGAAAGACTGGCCTACTGGAACCGGGAGCGTCTTACCCCCGGGCGCCGATTGGCGTATGAACAGCCCGGCCGGTCCGACGACATCGTCGGTCTCTTGCAACCCCCGACAGGTGGGAGCTGGAGGCTCGCCACCTGCCCCAGGTCACTGCGCGATGTCGAGCCAGGTGTTCAACTGTTATTACAACCTCCTGGCGGTGCGGGCGCGGACACTCCACCACCGTTCGCCGCACGGGTACCCGCGGCGGAAACCGAACCGGAAGGCAGCGATTCGTGA